Part of the Geodermatophilus obscurus DSM 43160 genome is shown below.
ACGGCGCAACCAGCTCTGACCGGTGGTCGTCCCTGCCCGGTCGGGTCACTGGCCCGGGCACGGACGAAGCTCAACGGTCGTCTGCCCCGCCGCCACGGGTGTGATCAGCTCCTGCAGGCGTGCGCTCTCGTCGGCCGGGAACCCGTCGGCCTGCCAGGCCGGCAGCCGGTCGAGGACCTGACGCGCGTATCCCTGCACCTCCTCGGGAGGCGTCCCCTGCCGAACCTCGAGGCACGTGGGGGATCCGGCCGGCGCTGCGGGCGCCGGCGCCAGGCCGGTCATCGTGCGGAACAGGGCCAGCCGGCTCGCGGTGGCGTACCGCGGGTCGAGCCCTTCACCACTGATCACGATCGGCAGCACCTGCTGGGCCGACCGCTGGCGCACGGCCTCGTCCTCCGACACGAGACCCTGCAGCCCGTCCCGCAGCAGCGGGCCGGCCGGTCCGGCAGCGTCCGGTCGCGCCGTCAGGTCCGCGATGAGGCCCGTGACCGTTTGCGGCGGGGCCGGCGCCGGCTCCTCGACGGGGGACGGAGCCGACGGCGAGGCCTGCGTGGCGGTCGCACCGCCGCTCGTCGCCGCAGCAGTCGGGGCCGCGCTCGTCGAGCGGTCGTCGTCGGCTGTCGTCAGGACCACCAGGGTGCTCACCCCCACGACGGCGGCGGCGGCGGCCATGGCCACCCCCACCCGACGTCGCCGTGAGGCCGTGACCGCGCGATCGAGGTGTCGCATCCGCGTGAGGATAGGGGCGGGAAGGTGCGTCCAGGCGTCCTCAGCAGCGGTCCGGTCACGAACCCTCCGTCCGGCTGCCCGCCGCATCCTGCCCCCTGACCGCCACCCCGACCTGAGGGCCGAGGTGCGGGACCGGGCGGTCACTGAGGTACTGAGGGCGTCGACCTGTCCCATGACGAGAGGACGCCCCATGCGCGCGGTGCAGTACCGGACCATCGGCGGCGGACCCGAGGTGGTGGAGGTCCCCACCCCGGAACCGGGACCAGGGCAGATCCGGCTGCGGGTGACCGCCGCCGGGCTGTGCCACTCGGACTGGTTCGTCATGGACCTGCCCGCCGACAAGTACGCCTACGGGCTACCGCTGACGCTCGGGCACGAGGGCACCGGGGTGGTCGACGCGCTCGGGGACGGCGTCACCGGCGTCGCGGTGGGCGACCCGGTCGCCGTCTACGGCCCCTGGGGGTGCGGGCTGTGCTCCGCGTGCGCGCGGGGCGCGGAGAACTACTGCCCGCGGGCGGCGTCGCTCGGCATCCAGCCGCCCGGGCTGGGCGCGCCGGGCGCGCTGGCCGAGTACATGGTCGTGGACGACGTCCGGCACCTGGTCCCGCTCGGCGACCTCGACCCGGTGGAGGCCGTCTCGCTCACCGACGCGGGGCTGACGCCGTACCACGCGATCGTCTCCAGCCTCGACAAGCTGGCCGCGGGGAGCACCGCCGTGGTGATCGGCGCCGGCGGGCTGGGGCACGTCGGCATTCAGGTGCTGCGCGCGGTCACCGGCGCGACCGTGGTGGCGCTGGACATCAGCGAGGAGAAGCTGGCGCTGGCGTCGGAGGTGGGCGCGCACTCCGTGCTTCGGTCGGACGACGCGGCTGTGGGCGCGATCCGGTCGCTGACCGGCGGGGTGGGCGCGCAGGCGGTGTTCGACTTCGTCGGCGCCGCGCCGACGGTGGAGATCGCCCGGAAGTCGGTGGCTCTGGACGGCGTGATCCAGATCGTCGGGATCGGCGGCGGACTGCTCCCGACCGGCTTCTTCTCCACGCCGATGGGGGCGTCGGTGCGCGCGCCGTACTGGGGCACGCGGACGGAGCTGATGGAGGTGCTCGACCTCGCACGGGCCGGCGCGGTGCACGTCGAGGTCGAGAAGTACACGCTGGACGAGGCGCCCGAGGCCTACCGCCGGCTGCACGAGGGGGCGGTCCGCGGCCGCGCCGTCGTCGTCCCCGGGGACTGACGTCTGGGGAGGCGGCCGGTGAGGCTCGCCGGGGCCGCATCGAGACCCCCATTGAGCTCCGCAGGTGGCGATCCCGGAGGGCGCTTGACGCCCGCGCGCCGGCGCGGTCGGCTGACTTTCATGACCGAGGAACCCACCGACGGCTGGCACCAGCCGCTGCGGCACATCCGGGCCGACGAGCTCACCGGCGACACCGGGCAGACCAGCGGCATGACGAGGCTGGAGGCGGTGTCGGCCAAGACGGTCGGATCCCGGCGGGTGTGGATGGGCCAGACGCACGTCGCCCCGCGGACATCGTCCGGCGACCACCACCACGGCGACTCCGAGACCGCCATCCACGTGCTGCGCGGCCACCCGGTCTTCGTCTTCGCGGAGGACGGCGAGGAGGTCCGGCTGACCACCGGGCCCGGCGACTACGTCTTCGTCCCGCCGCACACCCCGCACCGTGAGGAGAACCCGACCGACGAGGAGGCCGTCGTGGTCATCGCCCGCAGCAGCCAGGAAGCGATCGTGGTCAACCTGCCCGGGTTGACCTGACCCCGGGCGACGTGGGACGACGGAGAGCCGGAACGTACCCGTGCCTTTACACCCCGGGCGACGACCGGCGGTTCGCCGACAATGGGGCGGGCGGCACCCTACGAATCCCGCACGGACAAGTCGGGGCATGGGCCTTCCCGAGGGTGGTGCCGTGGTGCGTGCCGAGCGCGTCACCGAGGCCGGGTGCGCCTCCTGGGTGACATGGCAACCGGGGTGGGGACGCCGAGCGGTCACAGTCCGAGATAGACCCGCAGCTGCCCTTCGATGCGGGTCATCTCGCTCGGCGCGAGCAGCCCGCGGCGCCGACGGCATCGGCCGCGAGCCACGGCTTGGACGCCGGTGATGTCGACGTACGACTCGTCGTACCGGGTGAGACCGGCGTCGGCGCCCAGCGGGATGTGCGTGAGCGACGGCCCACTGGTCCCCGTGATCGGCAGGACGACGACGTGGCCGAGCCTGCTGTTCAGGGCGTTGACGCTGAGGACGACGGCCGGGTGCACGCCGAAACCGGGGAACGCGACGTCCCACACCTCACCGCGCAGCGGTTCGGGCAGGGCCACGGGTCAGGACGCGTCCGCGTCATCCGGCTCGTCCGCCACCACGCCGATGGGCAGGGGTGGCTCCTCGTCGCCGTAGAACTCCTCCACGCTGCGCGCCATGCGCTCCTCTGCGGCCCGCTGGTGCAGCAACTGCAGCGCTGCCTTGACGATCTCGGTCCGACCGGAGAGTCCGAGGACCTCGGAATCCGCCTGCAGTTGGGCCGCCAGGTCCCGGCTGATGCGCGCCTGCCAGACCTCGGTACCGACCGAACTCTCCGTCATGTGTACGACTATCTGTCGTACACGCCGGTCGGTCAAGTTCCCTGTGGAGCGCTCGAGAGACAGAGGGGATGGGCCCGGCTGGGAGGAACGCCCGACCCTCCTGACGACGGCTGCGGCCGCCGCTAGCGTCGTCCCGATGCCGAAGCGCATGCACCGCAGCAAGCCCTCGTCGGGGCCGCGGAGCCGCCGGGACGTGGCCGCACGCCGGGAACGACGTACCCCGGACCTGGTCGACGAGGTCGCCGGGGCGCTCGCCGGCGGGGAGCCGCTCGACCTGCTGGCGCTGACAAGTTCCTTCCTGGCCGCCACCGATCCGCGGGAACGCCGTCTGTTCGGCGCCCAGGACGAACCCTCGCTGCCGCCACGCGAGGAGA
Proteins encoded:
- a CDS encoding cupin domain-containing protein → MTEEPTDGWHQPLRHIRADELTGDTGQTSGMTRLEAVSAKTVGSRRVWMGQTHVAPRTSSGDHHHGDSETAIHVLRGHPVFVFAEDGEEVRLTTGPGDYVFVPPHTPHREENPTDEEAVVVIARSSQEAIVVNLPGLT
- a CDS encoding NAD(P)-dependent alcohol dehydrogenase, whose product is MRAVQYRTIGGGPEVVEVPTPEPGPGQIRLRVTAAGLCHSDWFVMDLPADKYAYGLPLTLGHEGTGVVDALGDGVTGVAVGDPVAVYGPWGCGLCSACARGAENYCPRAASLGIQPPGLGAPGALAEYMVVDDVRHLVPLGDLDPVEAVSLTDAGLTPYHAIVSSLDKLAAGSTAVVIGAGGLGHVGIQVLRAVTGATVVALDISEEKLALASEVGAHSVLRSDDAAVGAIRSLTGGVGAQAVFDFVGAAPTVEIARKSVALDGVIQIVGIGGGLLPTGFFSTPMGASVRAPYWGTRTELMEVLDLARAGAVHVEVEKYTLDEAPEAYRRLHEGAVRGRAVVVPGD
- a CDS encoding type II toxin-antitoxin system PemK/MazF family toxin, with the translated sequence MALPEPLRGEVWDVAFPGFGVHPAVVLSVNALNSRLGHVVVLPITGTSGPSLTHIPLGADAGLTRYDESYVDITGVQAVARGRCRRRRGLLAPSEMTRIEGQLRVYLGL